Proteins from a genomic interval of Rubinisphaera italica:
- a CDS encoding efflux RND transporter periplasmic adaptor subunit, with translation MIPRLIIAILAVVVFTGSVSAQVRGPIVIDRCVLKIRDHIEVSSTRAARIVELKIRLGNLVQKDDLLIQLDGEIAQANFQVAQQNATNNVEFRYAVKANELSQKEYQRAIQLNEEIPGARSQAEIEQLRLKAERSDLQVEQAQQHHQIAQINRELALLELKPYRIIAPISGQIVEIHKRVGEYVQPGEVIAEIVSMEEMLVEGYIPLNKAWQVRPGTPISGSISLPKLAENIGQRTSYQGQILLVDSTIDDLSQSVRFVGILNNETGLLRAGVPMKIEIHNQQAAHP, from the coding sequence ATGATTCCCAGACTGATTATTGCCATTTTAGCAGTCGTCGTTTTCACCGGATCGGTCAGTGCACAGGTTCGAGGTCCGATTGTCATTGACCGATGTGTGCTGAAAATTCGAGACCATATTGAAGTGTCCAGTACGCGTGCTGCTCGTATCGTTGAACTGAAAATTCGACTCGGAAATCTGGTCCAGAAAGATGACTTATTAATTCAGCTCGATGGAGAAATCGCTCAAGCCAATTTTCAAGTCGCTCAGCAGAATGCCACGAACAATGTCGAATTCCGTTACGCTGTGAAAGCCAATGAACTTTCCCAGAAAGAGTACCAACGAGCCATTCAACTTAACGAAGAGATTCCAGGGGCTCGATCCCAGGCAGAGATCGAGCAGCTTCGCCTGAAAGCCGAACGCTCCGATTTGCAGGTAGAGCAGGCTCAGCAGCATCATCAAATTGCTCAAATAAACCGGGAGTTGGCCCTGCTGGAATTGAAGCCCTACCGTATTATCGCACCTATTTCCGGACAAATCGTCGAAATCCATAAACGTGTCGGCGAGTACGTTCAACCGGGGGAAGTGATCGCAGAAATTGTCAGTATGGAAGAGATGCTCGTCGAGGGATACATTCCACTCAACAAAGCCTGGCAGGTCCGGCCCGGAACACCGATCTCGGGGAGTATTTCTCTGCCGAAGCTAGCTGAAAATATTGGCCAACGCACAAGCTATCAGGGGCAAATTCTGCTTGTCGATTCAACCATCGATGACTTGAGCCAATCGGTACGATTTGTTGGCATCCTTAATAATGAGACAGGGCTATTGCGAGCAGGCGTTCCAATGAAAATTGAAATCCACAATCAACAAGCAGCTCATCCATAA
- a CDS encoding efflux RND transporter periplasmic adaptor subunit codes for MPSGSATSETLSFAGQFDQLWKCVNEVDNQTGQIDELCHKWLEAVHQTMQTPACIWLAEHSKQVKLFSDIGFNSTLELDAAKISKLIPGWVHRSFSESQVIIQNCTTLGMPARTFVLIPLASSTRSIGVLGILLECTGDEEEVSDWEKPLAQLTLLLSNTLQSMEQRHYAVDYRQVFRQFSLFTQSIHCETKLKHGARNLVDQWQQFTQVDRVSLLCPRFSHPEPVAVSGVNRVDCRSQQMRQLALIARYSQRSGQEVIYDRESREYPEPLKDHLVKYIEESRSTFLKIIPLNAPNIRETGSSTKRHPPKSQPIGILVLERFKNQSAPTRLTEFQTDLVRQSELALTHLQDLDGIFLRSLRRPLGQASQAMRYSRLLRYGIALLLLAMAAWMLTCFSMPRKVMMSGTVVPEKTAQVYAPRASVIRKVHVSSGQHVQVGQVLLELEDTLLQAEISQLEDLIAQQKTETQSFENELLQTGTGNRIERIQLHAEIARAKLQLVAYQQELAVLEHEQNRLTVIAPIDGVVADFEVQSKLDLKPVQIGEKLLEILDDQGTMKIEVLIPESQLGYIYLQDKKVSADQTLPAEIRFLVEPDKTHAGKLLRPEVARIVYKNQEPFLKCTVSLDDLTGQSYLGATVNAQVKCSPAPLGSILFGDFFHGLKSQFWWETF; via the coding sequence ATGCCGTCAGGGAGTGCAACATCGGAAACACTTTCCTTTGCTGGTCAGTTTGATCAGCTTTGGAAATGCGTGAATGAAGTTGACAACCAGACAGGACAGATTGATGAGCTCTGCCACAAATGGCTGGAAGCGGTTCATCAAACCATGCAGACCCCGGCCTGTATCTGGCTGGCAGAACATTCAAAGCAGGTGAAGTTATTCTCCGATATTGGCTTTAACTCAACACTTGAACTTGATGCCGCGAAAATATCCAAACTCATTCCAGGCTGGGTTCATCGGTCTTTTTCCGAATCTCAGGTGATCATCCAGAATTGCACAACTCTGGGAATGCCAGCAAGAACTTTTGTGCTGATTCCCCTGGCCAGTTCAACTCGGTCGATCGGAGTGTTGGGAATCCTGCTGGAGTGTACCGGAGACGAGGAGGAGGTCTCCGACTGGGAAAAACCACTGGCTCAACTGACGCTGCTTCTTTCCAACACTCTTCAGAGTATGGAACAACGGCATTACGCCGTTGATTATCGCCAGGTATTTCGGCAATTCTCGCTGTTTACTCAATCAATCCATTGTGAAACGAAATTGAAGCATGGGGCACGCAATCTCGTCGACCAGTGGCAACAATTCACTCAGGTCGATCGTGTCAGCTTGCTCTGCCCAAGATTCAGCCACCCTGAGCCAGTTGCGGTCAGCGGAGTGAATCGGGTGGATTGTCGCAGTCAACAGATGCGACAACTCGCCTTGATCGCTCGTTATTCTCAGCGTTCCGGGCAGGAAGTGATTTATGATCGTGAGAGTCGCGAATATCCTGAGCCGTTAAAAGATCATCTTGTCAAATATATAGAAGAGTCTCGATCGACGTTCCTCAAAATCATTCCGCTCAATGCCCCGAACATACGAGAGACTGGAAGTTCGACCAAGCGACATCCACCGAAGAGCCAACCGATTGGCATACTGGTTCTGGAGCGATTCAAAAATCAGTCTGCTCCCACTCGGTTGACGGAATTTCAGACGGATCTGGTCAGGCAATCGGAACTCGCACTGACGCATCTACAGGACCTGGATGGAATTTTCCTGAGGAGTTTGCGAAGACCACTCGGGCAAGCTTCACAGGCGATGCGATATTCCCGCTTACTTCGATATGGCATTGCTTTATTGCTGTTGGCGATGGCTGCATGGATGCTGACCTGTTTTTCGATGCCGCGAAAAGTCATGATGTCCGGAACGGTTGTGCCGGAGAAAACGGCGCAGGTTTACGCTCCCAGGGCATCAGTGATACGAAAAGTTCATGTCTCCAGTGGCCAACATGTTCAAGTCGGGCAGGTTTTACTCGAGCTGGAAGATACACTGCTCCAGGCTGAAATCAGTCAACTGGAAGATTTGATTGCTCAACAGAAAACAGAAACACAATCCTTCGAGAATGAACTTCTCCAAACGGGAACAGGCAATCGGATTGAAAGAATTCAGCTTCATGCGGAAATCGCCAGGGCCAAATTGCAGTTGGTTGCCTATCAACAGGAATTAGCGGTATTGGAGCACGAACAGAACAGATTAACGGTTATTGCCCCAATTGATGGAGTTGTTGCCGATTTTGAAGTGCAGAGTAAATTGGATCTCAAACCAGTTCAAATTGGAGAAAAACTGCTGGAAATCCTCGATGATCAGGGGACGATGAAAATTGAAGTGCTGATTCCAGAATCTCAATTGGGATACATCTATCTTCAGGACAAGAAGGTCTCTGCTGACCAAACTCTTCCTGCAGAAATCCGTTTTCTGGTGGAACCGGATAAAACTCATGCTGGTAAGTTACTTCGGCCCGAAGTTGCACGGATTGTCTACAAAAACCAAGAGCCTTTTCTGAAATGCACCGTATCACTTGATGATTTGACAGGGCAATCCTATTTGGGAGCGACAGTGAATGCTCAGGTGAAATGCTCACCCGCTCCTCTCGGCAGTATTCTCTTTGGTGATTTTTTTCATGGCCTGAAATCTCAATTCTGGTGGGAAACTTTTTAA
- a CDS encoding cyclic nucleotide-binding domain-containing protein, with product MADLSEKQSPSFARREYELQEYTVEGQIVTLSPADAAKQDDLLNLIIDGNPFEFPRTVMALDAYGSPVYDKSGDVTYRYSTIYDAVDKYYRTQPGDENPIPILCHQQHLKSVAMCRVCMVAVQGPEMERSGEPRRDENGSVIYSSRSTLVPSCHRTLDDYLNIHTPRTPHEKFRSQIRRLGELTVELLMCDQANPQRHLQTEDKQLPELYKLARQVDVPSLPRFPRSSSHATRTTDTSSSMIKVDHGACIMCDRCIRGCTDVKHNNVIGRTGSGYQTRISFDLDQPMGDSSCVECGECAISCPTDALTINEQNIPQMDRESNSSEMTIEEIQAHPLLKTVPQKYLSFIKHSFSRKTYRRGDVIFREGEIGQTAFLMEKGRFQISALSRQKTLKKHEGSVFSLMTRFRFDMEKDDSSESHSQKTYNTFTYGGTFSSPPKDSLKILPDHAFVSVVTKADHIFGEASCLNNYPRAFTVEAMDDECSVIEIRRNIVLMLMRDRSSRELLEKLYRERAMGVDLKKIEYFSSLDEAGQEMRRIERLLKDQVELTKVRPGQIITREGAESNFLNLVRIGFVRIEKKTAGGETYVESYLGPGNHFGDLEMLVDIDSCYDTLNDTQQNTVDQYGRGLNQASYVAMDNVELLRIPKEIFLEIYTQYPMIAQAMRTLTRETLDKIRVMQPTDIGAMKNFLDQGLANAQNLLVIDLLKCTRCDECTKACSDAHLGTTRLIREGLRFDKYLVTSSCRSCRDPYCMLGCPVDAIHRGPDFNMKIESWCIGCGLCEEHCPYGNINMQPLPEKKSWWGGQSKGPIEADADGRAVIKIQATICDLCTETSSKQPSCVYACPHDAAHRMSGEKLLNLVDLESRA from the coding sequence ATGGCAGATCTCTCCGAAAAACAGAGTCCATCATTCGCCAGACGCGAATATGAACTTCAGGAATATACCGTTGAAGGGCAAATTGTCACTCTCTCGCCTGCCGATGCTGCCAAGCAGGACGACCTACTCAATTTGATCATCGATGGAAATCCCTTTGAATTTCCTCGAACAGTGATGGCACTTGATGCGTATGGAAGCCCCGTTTATGACAAATCTGGGGACGTGACCTATCGTTATTCCACAATTTACGATGCTGTCGATAAGTATTATCGTACTCAGCCAGGCGATGAAAATCCGATCCCGATTCTGTGCCATCAACAACACCTCAAATCGGTGGCGATGTGCCGAGTTTGTATGGTGGCTGTGCAGGGGCCGGAGATGGAACGATCGGGAGAGCCCAGACGAGATGAAAATGGCAGTGTGATCTACAGTTCCCGTTCGACGCTTGTCCCCTCCTGCCATCGTACACTGGATGACTATCTGAATATTCATACGCCTAGAACTCCCCATGAAAAGTTCCGGAGTCAAATTCGCAGGCTCGGAGAACTGACGGTCGAGTTATTGATGTGCGATCAGGCTAATCCGCAGCGGCACCTACAGACTGAAGATAAGCAGTTGCCGGAACTCTATAAGCTGGCAAGGCAGGTGGATGTTCCCTCCTTGCCACGCTTTCCACGTTCCAGTTCTCATGCGACAAGAACGACAGATACATCCAGTTCCATGATCAAGGTCGATCATGGTGCCTGCATCATGTGTGATCGATGTATTCGTGGCTGCACGGATGTCAAACATAATAATGTAATCGGACGAACCGGCTCAGGATATCAAACGCGAATCAGCTTTGACCTCGATCAGCCGATGGGAGATTCGTCCTGTGTCGAGTGTGGAGAATGCGCCATTTCCTGCCCGACGGATGCGCTCACCATCAATGAGCAGAACATTCCTCAAATGGATCGGGAATCGAATTCCAGTGAGATGACCATTGAAGAAATTCAGGCTCATCCGTTACTCAAGACCGTTCCTCAAAAATATCTTTCGTTTATCAAGCATTCATTTTCTAGGAAAACGTATCGACGCGGAGACGTTATTTTCCGGGAAGGAGAGATCGGCCAGACGGCATTCCTGATGGAAAAAGGACGCTTTCAGATCTCTGCTCTTTCCCGTCAGAAAACCTTAAAAAAACATGAAGGCTCGGTCTTCAGCCTGATGACACGTTTCCGGTTTGACATGGAGAAAGATGATTCTTCGGAAAGTCATTCTCAAAAGACTTACAACACATTCACTTATGGAGGGACTTTCAGTTCGCCTCCGAAAGATAGCCTGAAAATATTGCCGGATCATGCGTTTGTCAGTGTTGTCACAAAAGCCGATCATATCTTTGGCGAGGCCAGTTGTCTCAATAATTATCCGAGAGCCTTCACGGTCGAAGCGATGGACGATGAATGTTCGGTCATTGAAATTCGTCGAAATATCGTACTCATGCTGATGAGGGACCGATCCTCCCGGGAGTTGCTGGAAAAGCTGTATCGGGAACGAGCAATGGGGGTCGATCTGAAAAAGATCGAATACTTCTCATCACTCGATGAGGCTGGTCAGGAAATGCGACGAATCGAGCGACTTCTTAAAGATCAGGTCGAATTGACGAAGGTCCGTCCCGGCCAAATCATTACCCGCGAAGGAGCCGAATCGAATTTTTTGAATCTGGTGCGAATTGGATTCGTAAGAATTGAAAAGAAAACGGCTGGCGGAGAAACCTACGTCGAAAGTTATCTTGGACCGGGGAATCATTTTGGCGATCTCGAAATGCTGGTCGATATCGATTCCTGTTACGACACATTGAACGACACCCAGCAGAATACGGTCGATCAATATGGACGGGGATTGAATCAGGCTTCCTATGTCGCGATGGATAACGTTGAGTTATTAAGAATTCCTAAAGAGATCTTTCTGGAAATCTATACTCAATACCCCATGATCGCCCAGGCGATGAGGACTCTCACTCGGGAAACCCTGGATAAAATTCGAGTGATGCAGCCGACGGACATTGGGGCAATGAAGAATTTTCTGGATCAGGGACTGGCCAATGCCCAGAACCTGCTCGTAATCGATCTGCTTAAATGCACTCGCTGTGATGAGTGTACTAAGGCTTGTTCTGATGCCCACTTGGGAACGACCCGCTTAATCCGCGAGGGGCTTCGATTCGACAAATATCTCGTTACGAGTTCCTGCCGATCCTGTCGAGATCCTTACTGTATGTTGGGATGTCCGGTCGATGCGATTCATCGCGGACCCGATTTCAACATGAAAATCGAGTCGTGGTGTATTGGCTGTGGTTTGTGTGAAGAGCATTGTCCCTACGGGAACATCAATATGCAGCCTCTGCCCGAGAAGAAATCCTGGTGGGGAGGGCAATCCAAAGGACCGATCGAAGCCGATGCCGATGGAAGGGCAGTCATTAAAATTCAGGCTACAATCTGTGACTTATGCACGGAAACATCCAGTAAGCAACCGAGCTGCGTTTACGCTTGTCCTCACGATGCGGCTCATCGCATGTCAGGCGAAAAACTGCTCAACCTGGTCGATCTGGAAAGCCGCGCGTGA
- a CDS encoding NADH-ubiquinone oxidoreductase-F iron-sulfur binding region domain-containing protein gives MSLVQNLIKRQKENGGFLSAEVLQEISERTATPLYRLQELISFYNSFRLTPPPKVEVQVCRDFTCHMHKSQELIQDLKNEFAEEIEQGQVSISGKSCMGYCDGPVAVSLNHHITPDSNLSHCVTSIRSILKSGTTHGKPVDQEIPDDWDIDCYQKQTKYELLKQFLKATDRIAFGESVLKSLEDSSLVGKGGPGARTAKKWRTVKKYAEQENRAVRYVVCNADESEPGTFKDRELLLRSPHLVLEGMITAALIIGAERAYIYIRHEYESQIEAFQKCIDDAKAQGLCGRNLLKTGLNCEVEVFVSPGNYICGEQTAMIEAMEDKRAQPRQRPPDLEIQGYRNFPTLVNNVETFAWVPAIFNNGPEWYQKLGVNDCQGKRFVSLSGDINRPGVYEVPLGSTVGDLLEIVGGMRNKQQLQAFGVSGPSGGFLPRKFSRDQLPENFVKENIPEGENEFDLLNLPLDNNFFRFQLRGRFNLGAAHLFIGEQTDLVSLVKSCTEFYRNESCGKCVPCRLGSEKLVQIASRPLNEGKLQIPDYFQDLIELMQESSICGLGQVAFNPLLSLKEFFPETWEVAKSR, from the coding sequence ATGAGTCTTGTGCAGAATTTAATCAAACGACAAAAAGAAAACGGAGGCTTTCTTTCTGCAGAAGTTCTTCAGGAAATTTCTGAACGAACAGCAACGCCACTGTATCGTCTTCAGGAATTGATCAGTTTCTACAACAGTTTTCGGCTCACTCCCCCACCAAAGGTCGAAGTACAGGTCTGCCGTGACTTTACCTGTCATATGCACAAAAGCCAGGAGTTGATTCAAGACCTCAAGAATGAATTTGCAGAAGAGATTGAGCAGGGGCAGGTATCCATTTCCGGAAAATCCTGCATGGGCTATTGCGATGGTCCTGTCGCAGTCAGTCTCAATCATCATATTACACCAGACAGCAATTTGAGTCATTGTGTGACCTCCATTCGCTCAATCCTGAAATCGGGAACCACGCATGGGAAACCAGTTGATCAGGAGATTCCAGATGACTGGGATATCGACTGTTATCAGAAGCAGACGAAATACGAGTTGCTCAAACAATTTCTCAAGGCGACGGATCGTATAGCCTTCGGAGAATCGGTTTTGAAGTCTCTCGAAGATTCCAGTCTGGTTGGTAAGGGAGGTCCTGGAGCCAGGACTGCCAAGAAATGGCGGACCGTTAAGAAATACGCTGAGCAGGAAAACCGAGCGGTCCGATATGTCGTTTGCAATGCCGATGAAAGTGAGCCGGGAACGTTTAAGGATCGGGAACTTCTCCTGAGATCTCCCCATCTGGTTCTCGAAGGTATGATTACTGCGGCTCTCATCATTGGAGCAGAGCGTGCCTACATTTACATCAGGCACGAATATGAATCACAAATCGAAGCCTTTCAAAAATGCATTGATGATGCAAAGGCTCAGGGTTTGTGCGGAAGGAATCTTCTCAAAACCGGATTGAATTGTGAAGTGGAAGTCTTTGTCAGTCCGGGCAATTACATTTGCGGCGAACAGACTGCAATGATTGAGGCAATGGAAGATAAACGCGCTCAACCTCGTCAGCGACCACCCGATCTGGAAATTCAGGGATACCGAAATTTTCCGACACTCGTCAACAATGTGGAAACCTTTGCCTGGGTCCCGGCTATTTTCAATAACGGTCCAGAGTGGTATCAAAAACTGGGCGTGAACGATTGCCAAGGGAAGCGATTCGTCTCGCTTAGTGGAGATATCAATCGGCCCGGCGTTTATGAGGTTCCATTGGGTTCGACAGTGGGTGATTTGCTCGAAATTGTCGGGGGGATGCGTAACAAACAGCAACTGCAGGCCTTCGGAGTCTCCGGCCCTTCCGGAGGATTCTTACCTCGAAAGTTTTCACGCGATCAACTTCCTGAGAATTTTGTCAAAGAAAACATCCCTGAGGGAGAGAATGAATTCGATCTGCTGAATCTGCCGCTGGACAACAACTTCTTTCGATTTCAGTTACGTGGACGTTTCAACCTGGGAGCCGCTCATCTGTTTATAGGAGAGCAGACCGATCTGGTTAGTTTGGTCAAATCCTGCACGGAATTTTACCGCAATGAATCGTGTGGAAAGTGTGTTCCCTGTCGGCTTGGATCAGAGAAACTCGTCCAGATTGCTTCGCGCCCCTTGAATGAGGGGAAACTACAGATCCCAGATTACTTCCAGGATTTAATCGAATTGATGCAGGAATCGTCCATCTGCGGATTAGGTCAAGTGGCTTTCAATCCCCTATTGTCGTTGAAAGAATTTTTCCCGGAAACATGGGAAGTCGCCAAGAGTCGTTAG